The genome window CTGCTGACTCTATGTGCAGGTTTACGACAGATCTTTAGCTTCAGACCCTCAGTGGCTATTCAGTACAgtattgtgcaaatgttttaggtacttgggaaaaatgttgcatagtgaggatgtcttcaaaaataatgctataaatagttttcatttataagtTAACATCATAcaatgtccagtaaacataaaaaagctaatcaatattggtgtggccacctttgccttcaaaacagcaccaattctccgaGGCACACTTGGTTGTTGGCAAATAGGATGTTCCAAGATTCatggagaatttgctacagttcttctatctgtttcagctgtctcaatttcttctgtctcttcttgtaatcctaGATTGACTCAGTATTCAGTGGGGGGCCCTGTGGGGACCGtgctatctgttgcagggcttcctgttattctattctatgtgcaaaataaatgtttgggagtctaaaatgtatcctattgacaaactaaagctgaaaatataaataaccatcttaagacaaatgtttttatgaagcGTCTTACGTGCCTAAGACTTTTCAACAGTACTGTATAATGCTACACAGTGCCACCTcgtaacacacactcacagacgtTTGTTTGATTTTCTATCATGAttggactttccattgacttctattgggtgtgtttgtgtgcacatgGCAATGTGTTTCCTGTAAATTAGAGTTATGCCAAGCTATCACCCACATTACCCACAACCTCCTGCTGCTGTGAGTAATTTTCCCCACAGCCTCAAACTTATCATATCAATTTTTTCAATTTAACAGAGACAAAGcaagacaacaacaaaacaacaaaacataaatgtaGTGGTGGTTATGGACCATTTATAAACAAATTACATCTTAAATCAATCAACTTGCTACTTCCAGAACATCTACTTGGGGAAGCTTGTGTGCTGTGCTCTGCCTCCTTACAGGCCTCCCCAGCTTTATTTCAGACCATGCTGGCCCAGTGTAGCAAAGCAACTCTGTGACCTAgtacccatatttaaatatttcagattAATAACATTTCAGTCATTTGTATTCAACGTGTATGTGGCATGTTTTCGGTTGCCACAGTAATTTCGACTAGTCcttcagtttttaaaaacaataaatatgtttACAATGAAATTTAAAGGAAGTCTATGGGGAAATGCTTATGACTTTTATAgacattaaaaaatacagtttccaGAGTATAGCCACAACACCAAAATATTATACGTGTTAACATAGTGTGATATTATCACAAATAGTATCACACTATTAGTGTAAGTATTAACATTCATTCATGTACTCACCCTTGCTGCCCAATAAAGCCTGCATATAGCCTGGGAGCAGTAAACCATACCAGCATTTTATAAGTGCTGCAAATTCGCAAGAATAGCTGCTGGTACTCTGATGCCTACCGTCCCACTACGAGTACTGCCTTTGGAAATGCTGATGAAGTTTTATGCAATAAAGTTCTGGTAGAAACCCAACCAGGTATGTGTTGTTCAGAGCACTTTtttgataaatatttattttctgagggcggcacggtggtgcagcggttagcactgttgcctcacagcaagaaggtcgtgggttcaaaaccctggttgccccggcctttctgtgtggagtttgcatgttctctgcgtgggttctctccgggtactccggcttcctcccaccatccaaaagacatgcaggctaggttaattggtgtctccaaaaaattgccctaggtgtggatgtggatgtggaggtgagtgtgagtgtatgtgtggccctgcgatggactggcgacctgtccagggtgtcccccgcctttcgcccaatgttagctgggataggctccagccccccgcgaccctgtacacaggataagcggttgatgatggatggatggatggatttattttCTGATAATCTGTTGTGCCTTAATTTTTTTGAATAGTGTCTTCAccgtgttgtggtttatttccgtTGTGTTGAAAATTTTGTTGTGCACCCCTGGTTCACCATACGTTCCCCATAGACTTCCAATAAAATTTTTGTACAAACAATTGTTGtttgtttatacaaatattttctgtggtaatcgacagcatgCTACAGACTGACTtttcaaatcatttatttaaacagtatttttgcAATTTGATCATAATCTCACTTACACATTATTGAATAAACATATGACTAGTAGCTATTACTCATGTTATTTGACTAGATAATAAATTGTCATaagttcatttatttaaatatatgctTTACCAGTGGATCATGGGATCTTAAGGTGTTTTCAGACCTGTAAACCATTTGTATGGTTCTGAAACGGGGATTgaattgttacaatgttgcaatGATTCCATTggctttcacaaggcaacatttcaaaatggaccaatgtatttcaataaaagtcacatgtgagcaagctgtACCTTTATTGGTCACTATGTTTGTTCGCTGTTCCAGGATTAAGCTCATCCATTGATATACTTTATAAAATGATATGCCTATGTCAACCATTAAAATTTTTTGAGAATTTTCAAGCGTCACTAGTTGTACTCCAAATTCAATACATCTGTCACTCGGATTATATGAGTTTCTGTCATGGTTATTTTATCCATCATtagtttattttgcattataaacACAAACTTCAGAGTAAAGCCACGTAAAAACCACTGTTCTACCACTATCCAAGTGAAAGAAACGATCGTACTAAAATAACCTCAGGAATGATAAAACAGCTtctattttaaacatgcattgCCAAAAGTCTATATCCAcgttttgatgatgaattacagagaagtgcTGATCTAAAGATGTCTTCTCCAAAGATCCCTCAgttatgttcatggtttttatagggatattgtttGGTTTGTTGGTTCGTTGGGTCGGTTTACATTCTCACCACACGTGAACCGCTCCAGAGTTCGTCAGTAAAactgatttgacttgacttgagcacCTCCAATCCGAGCAAGAATTCAACACAACATAATAAAATAGAACAGTGGAGTAGAGGTCATCTGACTTCAGGCCACTCTGTCTTTCCTTCTCTTTCTTCATTTGTGTATGTGTTAGTGAAAACCAAGAGGAGGGGGAAGGATTGCAAGGGAGAGAGATGGGGGCAGCCCAAGGCTTCAGGCTGGgctgttttgttttataaaacagttTTTCCCTCATTAAGCCTTCTGTTTCTACACTGTGCTGTTTACTTACAGCccggtgcatgtgtgtgtgtgtgtgagtgtgagtgtgagagtgtttaCTACAATCAGGCCTGGTCTGATAGCTCTTCCAAAGTTGTCTCCTGTTCTTCTATCTCTCTCACTGTCTATCTCTGTATTTTGTTTCACTATTCTAAGGGAGTTTGATAATGATTCAAAGAAAAATTGATCctccaaattctaaggcagcatcacatgtatCCTTCGCAGAGAGGCAATTGTGATGGAAAAAATACATCCAAGATGGGGGACAAGTTGACAGAAATGTTGataataaatatacttatatataattagttcaaaacccccaaaaaattattgataaaaaataGTTGGATTAGTTTCCCATATACATGTGTATGCCATGTTTTTTATGTCTGTAAGACCTTTCACAAGGACTTGCTTCTTATTTAGAGCACTCCAAATTTGTCACATATGAGGTATCCATTTCAGTAAGGAAggtgccttagaaggcagctgcctttgAAGACAgttgacagcaaggcagctctGTAAAGGCAGTCGCACACTGGACGAGAAATTTCATGCCGCGTCACGTAGAGGGTAGGAcacggcacaggtatcaaacacagggcacTTCGATGCCATTCAggtggcagacagtacacacaaaagctACCaaggtttttttcttcttcaagaatgaacaaagcgATGtagatgagtttgcaggttagtgtatgaaactggtgtaactgcaaaCTGAATGAGTAGATATGGCGAAGTTTACtatgcaatttctctgtgtgTAGCCTTGAATTGTTCTTTCAGTCAAGCTGTCAAAACACAAAAGATATACTTGTAACTAAAAACACATCAAGGAAATAATCTAGGTACTTTGATAATTATTAGgtttgaatttaatggaaaactacgCAAGTTGCACTCCGTGGAgtggcagaaatttgagcagcctctgAAGTCGTAGCTGGGCGCTGCTGGCAGTTGCCGAGCATCGCCGCCGGTTGGTGTACtttcatagaaaacaattgtttcaaattttagaaGGCACCATGTCGTATGCCAGACAAGGTCAGTGTATTGTGTTCAAATGTTAAATTTTCTGGCAAAAATGTtcctttttcctttcctttcctcacTGTCATGGTGAAgtttaaggcagttctgaagcaGTATTTCGTTTACACACTTCTGATATTCAGGGGTGAGATGGGTCAGTCAgctattttagtacagtgttcCATTTGTAGGGACAAGAAAATTGAACAACTGTATGTATCTGAATAAGTAATAAGTATAGGTGTGTTTCTATGTATAAATGTGTGAGTTTGATATTGTATGGCTACTTTACTTTAGAAAAGATCAAATAAATTACcccccacacattacacacacacacacacacactcactcactggtCTGTGGTGCTATAGgctaaaaatgtaatgaaataatctATGCCCTTATTAGTCTCTGTGAGAACCCTATAGAGAGTATCACACTTTTattacaataacacacacacacattgccctTGCTctgttgttgatgttttttaGTGCTTCATTTTGTACGTTGCTTATTCTGGCACATTCACACCTGCTGAGTGAGGCCTTTTGATTTTCTGCTGTGTGGACCTTCAGTGTTTCATCATattaatccacacacacacacacacacacacacacacacacacacacacacacacacacacacacacacacacacacacacacacacacactacccacAAAAAGTACTAAATATAATGGCTTTATTTGCAGAATTCTCAGATAAGTTGCTTATGTtacctttttacatttttggaaagATGTTCTTCATCAATGTTTCGTCACTGGAaagatccaaaacactttaaaatgtcatGAACCCCCCTTGTTTAGCACCAGTCATTCACACCTCAGACTTAAAAAATGGACATAGGGGATAGTGCGCGGTAGCtcatggggtgaaaggtggtaatgattcttgCACATCAAATCGCTCATGATAGAGATGGCTGAACATCAAAAAGTGAGAGGAAACTAAATAATTTTGGGGCCCTTTGCATTATATATCAATCATGGGACAAAAGTATGAACATGTgaagctgacagtttacacatCAAAGATTTGGATATTTTGTTTAAACTTTTGAGAATGAAGTGAAAGCAGGTTTTGCCACTAAAACCTGGACTGCTTAGAGACCTAATAGAAATTTACAGATATGTATTCTTACAAATAATGTGTAACACACTTTACACTTTTGCTTTCATATGGCATTGCTACAAATGTTTCtctgttgacagcatttgtgtcataatattgatttTGTGCatgcactctcactcacagatgcGCAAATTGACGAGttagggccgttcacaccgaacatgtttttgcatgCATCTGTTCTgctttcccattgtttaaacacatgtTGGATGAAGTCTATGACATTTGCACAGTGTCTCGCTTTTTCTTCAGCATCAAACGCAAGACCGGCATTGTTTAAACACATGTTGGACGAAGTCTATGACATTTGCACAGTGTCTCGCTTTTTCTTCAGCATCAAACGCAAGACCGGCATTGTTTAAACACAGTGGCAAGTTAAAAAGAACGTTAGATTTTCAAATATGCAAGTTGAGACATTCTTTGTTCTGCATCTAGTGCAGTTGTTCAACAACtcaacaagttcaggttgcatagaggggactgttgcagtgtttcatatcattccagattgttctgtacCAAGCAAAATTTCAGCAACTAAACGGTAAGGCAAtacttttttccccttctgctctagtgtgctaaggggctgctgtgccttgttagAACTGTGTATGTtaactgtttcagtactgttacgaTTGTTGAAtaaatgcttacataaaatacagcctattgcaatagTACTTGCTAGGAAAAGAAATTAGATAGTGAGCGATGTTGGGtttgggcttaaaatctgacagtaTTGTTCAGGCTGGGTAGGGTCTCATGGTCTCAGGTACGGTTCGGCTTCAGGTTTTATTTTAaggcccatgcagacctctaCAACGTATGAGCAAAAATGTTTCCGCTAGGTAAGGCAGTGATTTTTCTTCTCTAATTCATACCCGgtatttgtttttcattcacaGGGGGCAAGTGGAACCAAAGACAGCCCAGTGCTGGATTCCAGAGGGAAAGCTAGAGTGAGTAGACCCTTAAGGTGAAGGAGGGTGCATGGATCGCTCAAGGACAAAGACTTCCGCCTGCCTCTGGTTGGGCGTGGTCTCCGTGGCAACAACCTTTCTCTGTGCAGAGGCGCGAGTCACACCTAGCCCACCCCTCCCTGACAACACCACATGCGTTGGGGAAGCGGGTCGATGCCAACCTGGCATCATCTTACCTATCTGGTACCCCGAGGACCCCTCCCTGGGTGACAAGATTGCCAGGGTCATTGTGTATTTTGTGGCAATGATCTACATGTTCCTGGGTGTGTCGATTATTGCAGATCGCTTCATGGCCGCCATTGAGGTCATCACCTCCCAGGAAAAGGAAATAATTATTAAACGGCCAAACGGCGAGACGACAACCACAACGATCCGTGTGTGGAACGAAACTGTGTCCAACCTCACGCTCATGGCATTGGGCTCCTCTGCACCTGAAATACTCCTCTCCCTTATCGAGGTATGCGGACACGAGTTCCATGCCGGTGAGCTCGGCCCGTCCACCATTGTAGGCAGTGCTGCCTTCAACATGTTCGTGATTATCGGCCTGTGCGTGTTGGTGATCCCGGAAGGGGAGGTACGAAAAGTGAAGCACCTCCGGGTGTTTTTTGTGACAGCGGCATGGAGCGTGTTTGCCTACATTTGGCTCTACATGATACTGGCTGTGTTCTCGCCCAATGTCGTGCAGGTGTGGGAAGGGCTTCTCACGCTGGCTTTCTTCCCCATTTGCGTTATTCTGGCCTGGGTGGCCGACCGTCGGCTGCTTTTCTATAAGTTCATGCACAAGAAATATCGCACGGACAAGCACCGTGGCGTCATCATCGAGACTGAGGGTGACTGCTCAAAAGGCATCGAAATGGACGGAAAGATGATGAATTCTCATTTTTTAGATGGTGGAGCTGCAAGCAACTTAATGGGCCTGATTGAAGGCAAGGAGGTGGACGAGTCTCGCAGAGATATGATCCGTATCCTGAAAGACCTGAAGCAGAAACACCCAGAGAAGGAGCTGGACCAGCTGGTGGAGATGGCCAACTACTATGCACTGTCGCACCAACAGAAAAGCAGAGCATTTTACCGTATCCAGGCCACAAGGATGATGACTGGAGCTGGGAACATCCTTAAAAAGCATGTGGCAGAGCAGGCCAAACGTAGCGGTAGCGTTCAAGAAGTTCACATAGAAGAACAAGAGGAATTTGTGTCCCGGATTGTGTTTGAACCTGCTGTTTATCAGTGTCTGGAGAACTGTGGGGCCGTTCTGTTGACGCTAGAGCGTAAGGGTGGTGACATCGGCAAGACAATTTATGTGGATTATAAAACGGAGGACGGATCAGCGAATGCCGGTGCGGACTATGAGTTTACAGAGGGCACTGTGGTGTTCAAACCTGGTGAGGTTGTCAAGGATATCACTGTTGGAATCATCGACGATGACATTTTTGAGGAGGATGAGCATTTCTTTGTACGACTCAGTAACGTGCGtgttcttgagacagaggacgAGGTGCTTTCGCCTAGTAGCTTGCCGTACCCGAAAGCATTGATAGGTTTCCCTGCTGTTGCTACGGTTACCATCCTCGATGATGACCATGCTGGCATCTTCACTTTTGAAAGTGAGTCGATGCACGTGAGTGAGAGTGTGGGGATCATGGAGGTGAAAGTCCTGCGGACGTCAGGAGCCCGAGGGACCGTCATCATTCCTTTCCGCACTGTGGAGGGACTCGCGAAGGGTGGAGGAGAGGACTTTGAGGATGCATACGGAGAACTGGAGTTCAAAAACGATGAGACATGGTAAAGATGATTTGATTTAATTCATGTTCTTACTTAACTTGGGGGGTAATGtctaaaatttaaaataatgtcacagtgcaaaaaatcttaatgcaaaaaattattttgattttgggaAGAAATAAGTGTCCGATATGTTCTTGTAAGGGTTTTTGAGATTCAGTCTGTGTGAACTTTATATTCATAGTCCCTTGAGTTGAGGTTTGATGTTTTAgattcataaatatttaattttatctgGAATGACTGTAGTAAAATGGCACATGTACAGGGAATAGCtgaaagctgtaaagtgttttTATCTTGTTGTTTGTTTTCTGTCTGCTTTGTTTTTCTGAGGTGACAGACAGCAGTTAGGGTGATTGATCGGTGCTTGTTTACATTTAGAGCTAAGATTTCAGTGTGACAAAGGCCCCATTTACATCTGGCATTAAAATGCGTTTTCGGTGGTCAGATCTCTAACAGATAGCATTTAACCATGCCAGGTTTATGTCCTAAAGCCACATTCAAAGGTGGTCAGGGACGgattctgaccacattcaaagagggtataaatgcaaatgcattttcGTTATACGGATACAGCTACATAAGTGATTAATTATGTAATGAGTTTGCACTAAAAGCATCTGTTGCTAAAGTGTTGTAGGTTCTTGCGTTTTCTGTTTATTCTGCCATGGCGATGTAAAATACACAACAGACACTGCGGTCTTGCAATCTTGACACCCAGtttaattaacaaattaaattaattactccATTGAAATACATTTGGAATATCTTGTCTCCTCAAATCCCGACTTGCAGTCACCACAGCCTCCAATATAATATGTGAGTAGTATGTTCCATTTTGCATGGGAAATTTTCATTGGATCTCTATCCGATCACAGTGGAGACACATTTCACTGCAAGGTGTCAATGCAGTCCAGCTATGTCGATGCCAGGTGTAAGGCAGCCAAATAAAATACTCATAAACACTGAGTAAGAGGATCGAGGACTGCATAAGCACAGTTATTACATTGTGGTGTTTGTGGACCGTGGGATTCAATGAAATGGGTATTAGCAGGGTCGGTGTGTGTAGACTGAAGTTCAACCTCAAAGACATTTTACCCTGTTGTTTTGTTAGTGAAAAGTCAAATGTACTTGTGAATGACAGACTCCCAATAACATGCAATGTAATCACTCTTACATACAAAGTCACTCCACTAAGGTTTGGGGAGGGGATGGAGTCTGAGATTTGAGATTTGGGAAGAGATCCAGTAATACAGTAACACCCAAaccagagagagaatgagagagagagagagagagagagagagagagagagagagagagagagagagagatgtggtgCTTAGTTCCAGATATGTTGCTGGATATTAATAGTGCAGTAAGAATATTTACACAGCATATTCCACATAACATTATGGAGTCCATATGGAAGAGTATGTGTTGTATGAGTTATTTAGGATTTTAAAGTCAGAACTGTATTAAACAGTTGTTATAAAAGTATTACAATGTTTTTGAAATACAGTTTCATTATCGTGATAATACTTGGTATTATGGTtgcacattttaatatattttcttaattgAAAATTGTTAAtgataatgaataaaaattaagtaatcattaacaataacaataataaactgGAAGTGGTTAACAGCTTAAAAATCAAAAATACAATGCACAAATTGTTCTTTAATCcaatttttatttatacaaagttTGATTTTTGACTCACCAATCGTTCTAATGCAaacttgaaaatgtcaaaatcgGAGAACAATTCCTTACTGTTGAAAGAAACGTGACAACATGAAACAGCCACCGAAGTATGTGCATGTAGCCTActgtttaaataacatttaaataaatatacttaAGAAATTTGAGTTTTATATTTTcctcttaaagctacactatgtaacttttttttgttaaaaaacaacaaaattttaTTAATGAGAGCAGTACTGCCACTTCTTCGCAGTCTGCGTAGTGCACCAACTCCCTAGTGGAgaaccatcttaccctaggagggcaccagaaagtccactggctgcccttactcgcacgttatacgttaatCGAAGGACCCGAAAGCCGTTTATATCACGCATATAAACGGCGGCGGCCCTGCATGAgacagtgcaacaaaaatccatcttccaaaagtctttacccaaatacactttgataaacctttAATAATGATTTAGATTTTAGAGCTGTTATGACAGATTTtgcgggaaattgcatacatgcGTCATTCGCCCGTGCATGTTCacgtcatatccgtacacagagaaCATAAGCTCCGACTTCTGTAGCATGCATGTTGTGGGAGCATCGTGAAgttgaaagtttgttgtcacaacgaacaAGAAAAACTGACCATGGATAATTTAAAACGGCAAACCTCaaagcagagtctacaagcaaaaaaggGAAAGTGACAGATTCCGTAATAAAAACCGAAACAACATCTGCTTggcttttcaaaaaaaaaaatgacccagagatggcttttttttacacaacaggtaagatattttattgatatggtttatgtatagttgtgtaatcacacacacacacacacacacacacacacacacacttgtgtacacagtagtgtgacaataaagtgatttgatttgatttgaagtgaAACGTTCTGAACAGATTAcagtataataattgtatttcactacacacacgctgtgtgcagttccgaataacatagcagtaccaattacaataaacaacatatttactcaacacaatttacataacaaatgtacacatacttacacaacacaacatatttacacaacacaatttacataacaaatgtacacatacttacacaacacaatatgcaatgtacagtaaacaatacacacaatatagaatacacatacaatacaaattaaaaataagggtaagggtatgtaaaaatatatatacagtagttgaattggggagaatatattgacagtccagtgtgtggtacaagatgatgattaataaagtgcagtgctgattgttgatcatgagagatcaagtgttcaaaagtctgattgcttgggggaagctgtcatgtagtgcttgctagcacacgtgtgtatttttgtgCACTACGCAGCTAGTActcgtgtgtatttttctttataatggcaataatttatataaataaattattttaaaactagCTACTAGGCTTTTTTTGTCATGATGTACTTTAACAAACTATCACAGTTTATGCAGTGAACATAATGTTAATCTATACATTTCCCCTGCTGTGAAGGATgcacttttgtattttttattctgtGTCGGTGACAGGACGTAACATGCAGCGCACAAGCGGCAGTGCAGCCTCTAGTGGCGGATGACATTATAGACAGTGTTTTCTCTATCTGCTGGCATGATTACTGAACACATTTTGGTTAGCTTAATCAATCAAATAATTATATTCAAATAATCGCTCATCGATTTTTCATTAACACTACTttgtataataaaaatgttacGGGTATGGTACCGTGAAATggaataaaaggaatattctgggttcaataaacgttaagctcaatcgacagcatttgtggcataatgttgattaccacaaaaaaacatttttgactcgtccctccttttaaaaaaaaatgcaaatcaaagttaaagtgaggcacttacagttgaagtgaatggggccaatttttggagggtttaaaggcaaaaatgtgaagcttgtaattttataaaagcatttacattaattcttctgttaaatcttgtgtattatttcagctgtaaagttgtttaaattgacattttttacagtaattttaggattttgggggtttgttgacattgcattgtcatggcaatgaatttgtaaattatttttataactttacacagaaaaggttagtaagagattttatcacactaaaattatgttaacatgcatattgtttatgtctagtagttataattttgaaacagtgagtatttgaacgtttactgattggccccattcacttccattgtaagtgcctcactcgaactcagatttgtgctttttttttaaagattatttacaaaattatgttttgtggtaatcagtattatgctgtcgattgagcttaacttgtattgaaccaaggaTATTGCTTTAAGCTTTCGTGACACCCCTAGTACATGAATAGGCAACTTCATTCCTCATTTATGGCTGACCAAATGGCCTGCTCCTAGAGAGAAAGTTGAGTCAAGACATCTGTGTTTCTCATAACTAAACAGCTGCCGTCACCACCAGCTGGTTTTAAATCACAGCCAGCCTGACCAATACACTAACTAATCAGATTATTTGGAGCTCTCCTGACTCTTTTGTAAAGAAGCTTTAATAAAGGTCAACAGACTGCAGATATATATGAAATCActctccccctcacacacacacacacacacacacacacacacacacacacacacacacacacacacacacacacacacacacacacgttgtgtttccatgttttatggggactttccatagacgtaatgttttttaaactgtacaaactaaccctcacagaaaactttctgcatttttacattttcaaaaaacataatttagtatgatttataagctgttttcctcacggGGACTGACTGGTGAATTCTATTTATCAGGGGACACTTAAGCCTGGTTTATACTTTGGAAGAAGCCAAACGTTCTTCTCCTGAATGAACTAAAGCACCCAAGGCGAACAAAGCCTCCGTTTATACTATGCACAacgtcattttaaaatgaattagttTAGGGTGATGTCACAGTGTTCTAGCCACAAGTAAGGGTTTTCTCTCCATGGACTGCCGCATTTAGCACTGTGCCGCTTCTTTGCTATATTACACTTGTCACGGCCCctttcacttttaaaaactcATATCTCTCTCCACTCTTTTGTTGTGGCCGTGCTGTCTTTGTAGAGTTAAAAAAGTATACTTCCACACAATCTTTGTGAGACAGGCTACAAAGTTATCCATTTTAATGACAGTAACCTAGATAACAACTCCTCAGCTGGCATGTGAGATTGTAAATAATAAGTGTCatgtccaaaccacacccactaatagttttaaccaatcatcaatttTCTGaggtgtatctgtgactagtgagactattctgcaattgcctaaagtattatattgctctacatatgtagatacttttctatcaggcattaaaaaactcaataaaggcggagattatacatttattttgtcatCTCTACTTCCGTGTTAttgtattattcaatttaacaatctctacatcagcggtctgttataataaaaaaataaaaacatttatagaaatgttcatgtttgtcgcaaagcgggcgagtttctaaaactttacccgtttacatgctaaaagggtcatgatgcaggTCTCCACGATGTATTGACTTTCAGCATACAAGTGAATAACACAActacatgaatatgataaatgattactgcaagagttagattaacatacaggtgtgaagggacttcaacatttctaataaaaaatacatttccatatttgtctctggcttgcttttgctcgc of Xyrauchen texanus isolate HMW12.3.18 chromosome 20, RBS_HiC_50CHRs, whole genome shotgun sequence contains these proteins:
- the slc8a3 gene encoding sodium/calcium exchanger 3; amino-acid sequence: MDRSRTKTSACLWLGVVSVATTFLCAEARVTPSPPLPDNTTCVGEAGRCQPGIILPIWYPEDPSLGDKIARVIVYFVAMIYMFLGVSIIADRFMAAIEVITSQEKEIIIKRPNGETTTTTIRVWNETVSNLTLMALGSSAPEILLSLIEVCGHEFHAGELGPSTIVGSAAFNMFVIIGLCVLVIPEGEVRKVKHLRVFFVTAAWSVFAYIWLYMILAVFSPNVVQVWEGLLTLAFFPICVILAWVADRRLLFYKFMHKKYRTDKHRGVIIETEGDCSKGIEMDGKMMNSHFLDGGAASNLMGLIEGKEVDESRRDMIRILKDLKQKHPEKELDQLVEMANYYALSHQQKSRAFYRIQATRMMTGAGNILKKHVAEQAKRSGSVQEVHIEEQEEFVSRIVFEPAVYQCLENCGAVLLTLERKGGDIGKTIYVDYKTEDGSANAGADYEFTEGTVVFKPGEVVKDITVGIIDDDIFEEDEHFFVRLSNVRVLETEDEVLSPSSLPYPKALIGFPAVATVTILDDDHAGIFTFESESMHVSESVGIMEVKVLRTSGARGTVIIPFRTVEGLAKGGGEDFEDAYGELEFKNDETCKIIQVKIIDDEEYEKNKNFFLELAEPRMVDMSLQKALLLADDIPDRKMSSEEEEARRIAGMGKPVLGEHAKIEIIIEESYEFKSTVDKLIKKTNLALVVGTNSWREQFMEAITVSAGDEDEDEGGEERLPSCVDYVMHFLTVFWKVLFACVPPTDYWNGWACFVVSIVILGLLTAVIGDLASHFGCTIGLKDSVTAVVFVALGTSIPDTFASKVAAVQDTYADASIGNVTGSNAVNVFLGIGVAWTVAAIYWHMQGRAFEVQAGSLAFSVTLFTIFAFLAVSVLLYRRRPHIGGELGGPCSHRIFTSLFFFSLWFLYVLFSSLEAYCHIQGF